A portion of the Rhizoctonia solani chromosome 6, complete sequence genome contains these proteins:
- a CDS encoding Transposon Tf2-12 polyprotein produces MFGNHCQSDWVALLPLAEFALNNLKQTSTGKSPFQICYGYNPRFLVGQKSDKVVPNADKHAEFLEKGYDEVKAALSLSQERMKYFYDQRHKDKDEIQVGDKAWLSHQNISTDRPSMKLSHKKLGPYLVIERIGSHAYKLQLPHTMRIHPVFHINLLTKFHPDPHGRNPPQPAPIITKEGEEEYEVEKILDSKWKGRGKTRKLWYLVKWKGYDEGSNSWEPIDNVANAKEAKEEFHKEYPDAVGA; encoded by the coding sequence atgtttgggaatcattgccaATCAGATTGGGTAGCATTACTACCAttggctgaatttgctcTAAACAATTTAAAGCAAActtccacaggcaaatcccccttCCAAATTTGTTATGGCTATAATCCAAGATTTTTGGTTGGTCAAAAATCAGACAAGGTAGTTCCAAACGCAGACAAACATGCAGAATTTCTGGAAAAAGGATACGATGAAGTCAAAGCAGCTCTATCCTTATCCCAGGAAAGAATGAAGTACTTTTATGATCAAAGACATAAAGACAAAGAtgaaattcaagtaggagACAAGGCCTGGCTGAGTCATCAAAACATATCCACAGACAGACCCTCAATGAAACTCAGCCATAAAAAATTAGGACCCTACTTAGTAATTGAAAGAATAGGATCACACGCATACAAACTTCAATTACCCCAcactatgcgcatacaccctgTGTTCCATATCAATCTTCTTACTAAATTTCATCCTGACCCTCACGGACGCAACCCTCCCCAACCTGCACCCATTATCACAaaagaaggagaggaggaatatgaggttgaaaaaatcctggatagcaaatggaaaggacgtGGTAAAACAAGGAAACTATGGTATCTGGTtaagtggaaaggatatgatgaaGGAAGCAATTCCTGGGAGCCAATTGATAATGTGGCCAATGCCAAGGAAGCAAAAGAAGAGTTCCATAAGGAGTaccctgatgcagttggagcttga
- a CDS encoding Retrotransposable element Tf2 protein: MTIPANVLEANHIADTLAQEWKEAESALRMTKERMAGTRGTIPKYSIGEKVWLDAKNVNIWLNSNKLDPKRLGPFEITKKISSHVYCLKLPATLKIHNVFYVGLLSKSHKSPSQPFPDQPPPETIEGEEEYKVEQILDSKRQWGKWFYLIKWKGYGPEDNSWEPEELLEHSQEEISRFNKSQLKKACDSAKSL, from the coding sequence atgacaattcCAGCAAATGTCCTGGAAGCCAACCATATAGCCGACACCCTGGcacaggaatggaaggaggcagAGTCCGCCCTTagaatgacaaaggaaagaatggcAGGAACCAGAGGCACCATCCCCAAATACTCCATTGGGGAAAAAGTATGGCTAGACGCAAAGAATGTGAACATTTGGTTGAATTCAAACAAACTGGACCCCAAGCGTCTAGGACCTTTTGAAAtcaccaagaaaatctcaaGCCACGTGTATTGCCTAAAACTCCCCGCCactctgaaaatccacaatgtgtTCTACGTAGGATTACTATCCAAGAGTCACAaatccccaagccaaccattcccagaccaaccccctcctgagacaatagaaggagaagaagaatacaaggttgaaCAGATCCTTGACTCAAAAAGACAATGggggaaatggttttatctcatcaaatggaaaggatatggaccagaagacaattcatgggaaccagaagaactcctggaacaTAGTCAAGAAGAAATCAGCCGCTTCAACAaatcacaactgaaaaaggcttgtgactccgccaagagcctttaa
- a CDS encoding Retrotransposable element Tf2 protein has product MDNLDSVEFVSLALDSNKKPLLFINLYVQKFPAEPLKTLIDSGATLNFISPLIVEKYKIPKTQLKNPQVVRMLDGTISQTGCIWHQVHLTVLANGHTHSIPFLVCPIGNTPAILGMTWLMAEAPLIDWQQGLVTFPKQVQIASKEEADSDPLTDLPPQYHEFAKVFGKEEFKVLPPHREYDISIDLVPDAKLSPGPIYSMTNAESKALKQHIDEELATGKICPSTLSASAPVMFVKKADGSLRLVVDYRKLNDVTHKNVYPLPRQDNLMAKLRHAKVFTKLDLRWGYNNVWIKEGNEWKTAFRTKYGLFKYLVMPFGLTNAPAAFQHFMNNLFRDLIDVNVVIYLDNILIFSDKPEEHPKHVREVLSRLMRNQLFCKLSKCHFHVTTVDYLGIVISPAGFSMDQKKVEAVTSWPTPRTVKQVQAFLGFVNYLCCFIPNFSSVARPLHHLTRKETPWSWGKPEEDAFQELKTLVTKSPVLIHSNPELPYYLETDASGVAMGAILSQQGPDNRLHPIAYMSKLFSGAEANYDTHDKELLAIIKALEEWRIFLEATDKPTQVFTDHRNLEYWMQARTFNRRHAQWRIFLSNFNFEIHYCPGKQLGKPDALSRQLDYIDTPPKPEVMLPSEVFANTSEEELEIVTEICNKLRDNPSLEPIITFLTEDWEENLLWYRRKLVVPDLEPLKEQLLKEFHNSPLAGHPGQQRTLKLISRNYWWPGMKSSAKEWVECCPTCQANRRAHAPAIALKPLEVPPFPFHTISYNFITGFPKLQGSDAILVVIDSFSKFGHFIPTTKRISAKGLADLFVSHVWKLHGLPVRTISDRGTTFTGKFLRALYQRLGIKPAFSSAYHLELDGQTERVNQFIEFYLRSYVAADHLDWAMWLPLVEYAYNNAKHAATGKTPFELVYGRNPVMNPSNIPVLDMVT; this is encoded by the exons atggacaatttagatagtgtagaatttgtatctcttgctctagattcaaataaaaaacccttgCTATTTATCAATCTATACGTCCAAAAattcccggcagaacccctcaaaaccctcattgattcaggagccacTTTGAACTTTATCTCtcctttgattgtggaaaaatataaaatcccaaaaacccaactcaaaaatccacaagttgtgagaatgttagatggtaccatctctcagactggttgcatttggcaccaggttcacctcaccgtcttggccaatggccacacccactccattccatttcttgtttgccccattggcaacaccccggcaatcctaggcatgacatggttaatggcagaagctcctctcattgattggcaacagggactagtcacattccccaaacaagttcaaattgcctccaaggaagaagcggactcaGACCCTTTAACAGACcttccccctcagtaccatgagtttgctaaagtctttggcaaagaagaatttaaggtcctccctccacatagggagtatgacatctccatagaccttgtcccagacgccaaactgtcccctggccccatatacagcatgaccaacgcagaatcaaaggcgctgaaacaacacattgatgaggaattagcaacgggcaagatttgCCCCAGCACCTTGTCTGCCAGCgctccagtcatgtttgtaaaaaaggcggATGGCTCACTAAGACTGGTAGTAGACTATAGGAAGCTAAATGATGTCACGCACAAGAATGTTTACCCGCTCCCTaggcaggacaacctcatggctaaactcaGGCATGCCAAAGTATTCACCAAATTGGACTTGcgttggggttacaataatgtttggatcaaggaaggcaatgaatggaagacagccttcagaaccaaatatggcctattCAAATACTTAGTCATGCCATTTGGTCTCACAAATGCCCCTGCcgctttccaacacttcatgaacaatttgttcaGAGATCTGATAGACGTGAATGTGGTAATCTACCTAGACAACATCTTAATCTTCTCAGACAAACCAGAAGAGCATCCAAAACACGTGAGAGAAGTCCTGTCCCGCCTAATGAggaaccaactgttctgcaagctgtccaagtgccacttccatgtcaccacgGTTGACTACCTAGGCATTGTAATCTCCCCTGCAGggttctccatggatcagaagaaggtTGAAGCCGTCACATCATGGCCCACTCCCAGGAcagtcaaacaagtccaggccttcttaGGGTTTGTAAACTATCTCTGTtgcttcatccccaacttcagttcCGTTGCACGCCCCTTACACCATCTTacaagaaaggaaaccccttggtcatggggtaaacCAGAGGAGGATGCATTCCAGGAATTGAAAACCCTTGTCACCAAATCCCCAGTCCttatccactccaacccagaACTACCCTACtacttggaaacagatgcctcAGGGGTAGCTATGGGGGCAATTCTTAGTCAACAAGGTCCGGACAACAGGCTACACCCAATTGCCTATATGTCTAAGTtgttctcaggggcagaagctaactatgacacccatgacaaggaacttctGGCCATTATCAAGGCGTTGGAagaatggaggatattcCTGGAGGCAACAGATAAACCTACACAGGTGTTTACAGATCATAGGAatttggaatactggatgcaggcacggacttTTAACCGCAGACACGCAcaatggcgtattttcctgagcaacttcaattttgaaatccactattgcccaggaaaacaattgggaaaaccagatgccctatcaagacaattggactacATTGATACTCCACCCAAACCTGAAGTCATGCTGCCCTCAGAGGTTTTTGCaaacacgtcagaagaagaacttgagattgtcacagaaatttGCAACAAGCTTAGAGACAACCCGTCACTAGAGCCCATCATCACgttcctcacagaagac TGGGAGGAGAACCTCCTGTGGTACCGCAGAAAACTAGTAGTTCCGGACTTGGAACCCCTCAAGGAACAACTACTCaaagaattccacaactccccattggcaggccacccaggacaacaGAGGACACTCAAGCTTATCAGCAGAAATTATTGGTGGCCGGGTATGAAATCctcagccaaagaatgggttgagTGCTGTCCCACCTGTCAAGCTAACCGTCGCGCCCATGCCCCCGCCATTGCCCTGAAACCGCTAGAGGTCCCACCATTTCCCTTCCATACCATATCCTACAACTTTATCACAGGGTTTCCTAAGTTGCAGGGCTCTGACGCAATCCTAGTTGTCATAGACTCtttttccaagtttgggcaCTTTATCCCAACCACCAAGAGAATTTCAGCCAAAGGACTAGCAGACCTATTTGTTTCACACGTCTGGAAATTGCATGGATTACCCGTTAGAACAATATCAGATAGGGGAACCACCTTCACGGGAAAATTCCTCAGGgcactgtaccaacgcctgggaatTAAGCCAGCcttctcatcagcctaccacctgGAATTGGACGGCCAAACGGAAAGGGTTAACCAGTTCATAGAATTCTATCTTAGGTCATATGTAGCAGCAGATCACTTGGACTGGGCCATGTGGTTGCCACTGGTGGAATAcgcgtacaacaacgccaaacaCGCTGCCACAGGAAAGACTCCCTTTGAATTAGTCTACGGAAGGAACCCTGTAATGAACCCCTCCAACATtcctgtcctggacatggtcacatga